A single region of the Methanocella sp. genome encodes:
- the accC gene encoding acetyl-CoA carboxylase biotin carboxylase subunit, translating to MFNKVLIANRGEIALRVERACKELGIATVAVYSEADAKSLHVKYADEAYSIGPPPAKSSYLSVDALLEVAQDSGCDAVHPGYGFLSENAPFAEAVRKAGVSFIGPSPSVIKKLGDKTVARSTMKKAGLPLIPGSPGTVRSADEAIELANRFGYPCIIKAAGGGGGRGMRLVFSDAEVPDALESAKREAEAFFNNGDVYIEKYLEDPRHIEFQILADKSGNVIHLGERDCSIQRRHQKLLEEAPSPRMTPVLRETMGNAAVQGAKAVKYENAGTFEFLLDKYGNFYFMEVNTRIQVEHPVTELITGMDLVKEQLRIAAGDELPYRQSDIKINGHAIECRINAEDPQENFFPSPGKITTYMAPGGPGVRIDGCSYAGYEIPPYYDSMIAKLIVWDSTRMGAINRMRRALDEYVVEGVKTTIPFHKMILFNAYFRKGDYSTSFISKNILNEDKLIPKEIKKGLKTKVLGHRIQYFEEVASTNRIAKEMAAAGAEEGTMVLAETQSGGVKGRIGREWISPFGGVCFSLILRPRAQPRHATKITLAAASAVCKTIRGLYGLDAKINWPNDILIDGRKVCGILTDMAMDVNSIKYIVLGFGVNVNVERLSFPQKIQKTATSIKEELGRTVSRRDFIDALLVEFERQYQNFNDGQYGVILDEYKQLAYPLGGHIIVKDQDRLYEGQSVDISEDGALVMKTKEGTVMTFVTGDVHAHPDEVLKKDEVRHEA from the coding sequence ATGTTCAACAAGGTACTGATCGCAAACCGGGGCGAGATCGCGCTCCGGGTCGAAAGGGCGTGCAAGGAGCTGGGCATAGCCACCGTGGCCGTCTACTCCGAGGCGGACGCGAAGTCCCTGCACGTCAAGTACGCCGACGAGGCCTACAGCATCGGCCCCCCGCCGGCAAAGAGCAGCTACCTCAGCGTGGATGCCCTCTTAGAGGTCGCCCAGGACTCGGGCTGCGACGCCGTGCACCCGGGCTATGGCTTTTTATCCGAAAACGCCCCGTTCGCCGAGGCAGTGCGAAAGGCGGGCGTCTCGTTCATCGGGCCTTCGCCCTCGGTCATTAAAAAACTTGGCGACAAGACCGTGGCCCGGAGCACCATGAAGAAGGCGGGCCTGCCGCTCATACCCGGCTCCCCGGGCACCGTGAGGAGCGCCGACGAGGCCATAGAGCTGGCCAACCGCTTCGGCTATCCCTGTATTATCAAGGCCGCGGGCGGGGGCGGCGGCCGAGGCATGCGCCTGGTGTTCTCGGACGCCGAAGTCCCGGACGCGCTTGAGAGCGCGAAGCGCGAGGCCGAAGCGTTCTTCAACAACGGGGACGTCTACATCGAGAAATACCTGGAGGACCCGCGCCATATCGAGTTCCAGATCTTAGCCGATAAGAGCGGCAATGTCATCCACCTGGGGGAGAGGGACTGCTCCATACAAAGAAGACACCAGAAGCTCCTCGAAGAGGCCCCGTCGCCCAGGATGACGCCCGTGCTGCGGGAGACCATGGGCAACGCCGCCGTCCAGGGCGCCAAGGCAGTCAAGTACGAGAACGCCGGCACCTTCGAATTCTTACTGGACAAGTACGGTAATTTTTATTTCATGGAGGTCAACACCCGCATCCAGGTCGAGCACCCCGTGACGGAACTGATCACGGGCATGGACCTGGTCAAGGAGCAGCTGCGCATCGCCGCGGGCGACGAGCTCCCATACAGGCAGAGCGACATAAAGATAAACGGCCACGCCATCGAGTGCAGGATCAACGCGGAGGACCCGCAGGAGAACTTCTTCCCATCGCCCGGGAAGATCACCACGTACATGGCCCCAGGCGGCCCGGGCGTGCGCATCGACGGCTGCTCCTATGCGGGCTACGAGATACCGCCCTACTATGACAGCATGATCGCCAAGCTCATCGTGTGGGATTCGACGCGGATGGGCGCCATCAACCGCATGCGGCGGGCGCTGGACGAGTACGTGGTCGAGGGCGTCAAGACCACCATTCCCTTCCACAAGATGATACTGTTCAACGCCTATTTCCGCAAGGGCGACTACAGTACCAGTTTCATATCGAAGAACATCCTGAACGAGGACAAGCTCATCCCCAAAGAAATCAAAAAGGGCCTCAAGACGAAGGTGCTGGGCCACCGGATCCAGTACTTCGAGGAGGTCGCCTCCACCAACCGCATAGCGAAAGAAATGGCGGCGGCCGGCGCCGAGGAGGGCACCATGGTGCTCGCCGAGACCCAGAGCGGCGGCGTCAAGGGGCGCATCGGCCGGGAGTGGATATCCCCGTTCGGCGGCGTATGCTTCTCATTAATACTCCGGCCCCGGGCACAGCCCCGGCACGCGACCAAAATAACGTTAGCGGCCGCGTCGGCCGTGTGCAAGACGATCCGGGGCCTCTACGGCCTGGACGCTAAGATCAACTGGCCTAACGACATTTTAATCGACGGCCGCAAGGTCTGCGGCATCCTCACGGACATGGCCATGGACGTGAACAGCATAAAATACATCGTGCTGGGCTTCGGCGTCAACGTGAACGTCGAGAGACTCTCCTTCCCCCAGAAAATACAGAAGACCGCAACCTCCATCAAGGAGGAGCTGGGCAGGACAGTGTCCCGCAGGGACTTCATCGACGCGTTACTCGTCGAGTTCGAGCGCCAGTACCAGAACTTCAACGACGGCCAGTACGGCGTCATCCTGGACGAGTACAAGCAGCTCGCCTACCCGCTGGGCGGCCACATAATAGTCAAGGACCAGGACAGGCTCTACGAGGGCCAGTCCGTGGACATCAGCGAGGACGGCGCCCTGGTCATGAAGACCAAGGAGGGCACTGTCATGACGTTCGTCACCGGCGACGTGCACGCCCACCCCGATGAAGTGCTTAAAAAGGACGAGGTCCGGCACGAGGCATGA
- a CDS encoding PrsW family intramembrane metalloprotease codes for MGFRRDMKGKTAVLLAILLLLCVPPALAQTAGDVPSTVFQDRGLNVSVGQSSFTFNQTPANETLSIMVANPTSSPMDVYLEVYQDEQWNMVEKLGSLAAGKSGTFDYPVNFTYSGKSQEVDQFGVVGRTYSGYLGNVFSVTEDWSMYEDALKSSLSFFGVISAAVLIVILIVLVTGAMSIAQRERHGPDKEYNLRTLFFPITKMRPVAERIADIIINPFFWVIEMALGALLVLLILWFSLHDIRPDIGWLVFIVGGVAAIFMPVIFLIIGWLADYYEREPLRFIVGLFMWGVMATFFAFFINTTISLIAGLVLSAGAADLVVAVLVAPVVEETAKGTGLLILSGHHDFDNVFDGIIFGFSIGMGFAFIENWLYFATNASPVVVGGLVAWAYNILYRSFLCSLAHGCFTAATGVAIGYFKSRTKSTGFAVAGFSMGLPIAILLHGTFNLTAVFDSIMQTAFGVPVPVFDPLLTIVVTGIYIILGAYLQLQMKDKAQNR; via the coding sequence ATGGGATTTCGTCGGGACATGAAAGGAAAGACTGCGGTTTTACTCGCTATTTTACTCTTACTCTGTGTACCTCCGGCACTCGCCCAGACGGCCGGGGACGTACCGTCCACGGTCTTCCAGGATCGGGGCCTTAACGTCTCGGTCGGGCAGTCCAGCTTCACTTTTAATCAGACCCCCGCCAACGAGACGCTGTCTATCATGGTGGCGAACCCGACGAGCTCCCCGATGGACGTCTACCTCGAGGTCTACCAGGACGAGCAGTGGAACATGGTCGAGAAGCTCGGAAGCCTTGCCGCGGGGAAGTCTGGCACCTTCGACTATCCTGTCAACTTTACCTACAGCGGCAAGAGCCAGGAAGTCGACCAGTTTGGCGTCGTGGGCAGGACCTACTCGGGCTATCTGGGCAACGTATTCTCGGTCACGGAGGACTGGTCGATGTACGAGGACGCGCTCAAGTCCTCGCTGTCGTTCTTCGGCGTCATCTCGGCGGCCGTGCTTATCGTAATATTGATCGTCTTGGTCACCGGCGCCATGTCCATCGCGCAGCGCGAGAGGCACGGCCCGGACAAAGAGTACAATCTGCGCACGCTGTTCTTCCCCATCACGAAGATGCGTCCCGTGGCCGAGCGGATCGCGGATATCATCATCAACCCCTTCTTCTGGGTCATCGAGATGGCGCTGGGCGCTCTGCTGGTGCTCCTCATATTATGGTTCTCGCTTCACGACATCCGCCCCGACATCGGCTGGCTGGTGTTCATCGTGGGCGGCGTGGCGGCCATATTCATGCCCGTGATCTTCCTGATCATCGGCTGGCTGGCGGACTACTACGAGCGCGAGCCTTTACGGTTCATCGTGGGCCTCTTCATGTGGGGCGTGATGGCCACCTTCTTCGCCTTCTTCATCAACACGACAATATCGCTGATAGCGGGCCTCGTCCTTAGCGCCGGGGCCGCCGATCTCGTCGTCGCCGTGCTCGTGGCCCCGGTCGTGGAGGAGACGGCTAAGGGGACCGGTTTATTGATACTGTCTGGCCACCATGACTTCGACAACGTGTTCGACGGCATCATCTTCGGCTTCTCAATCGGCATGGGCTTCGCGTTCATCGAGAACTGGCTGTACTTCGCCACGAACGCCAGCCCGGTGGTCGTGGGAGGCCTGGTGGCGTGGGCGTATAATATCCTGTACCGCTCGTTCCTGTGCTCCCTGGCCCACGGCTGCTTTACAGCGGCCACGGGCGTCGCCATCGGCTATTTCAAGAGCCGGACCAAGTCCACGGGCTTCGCCGTCGCGGGGTTCTCCATGGGCCTGCCCATCGCCATCCTGCTCCACGGGACATTTAACCTGACTGCGGTCTTCGACTCCATCATGCAGACGGCCTTCGGCGTCCCCGTGCCGGTGTTCGACCCCCTGCTGACCATCGTGGTCACCGGAATATACATAATACTTGGCGCATATTTACAGTTACAAATGAAGGATAAGGCACAGAACAGGTGA
- a CDS encoding peptidylprolyl isomerase: MKKAIIETDKGNIEIVLFDKDAPNTVKNFEKLANSGFYNGLKFHRVIPGFVVQGGDPKGDGTGGPGYTIKCECYQPNAHKHTKGALSMAHAGRDTGGSQFFITHAPQPHLDGKHTVFGQVEKGMDVVLKIKQGDKMKSVKVFESP, translated from the coding sequence ATGAAAAAGGCCATCATCGAAACGGATAAGGGCAACATCGAGATCGTCCTCTTCGACAAGGATGCCCCGAACACTGTGAAGAACTTCGAGAAGCTGGCGAACTCCGGGTTCTATAACGGGCTCAAGTTCCACCGCGTCATTCCCGGCTTCGTCGTCCAGGGCGGCGACCCTAAGGGGGACGGCACCGGCGGGCCCGGCTACACGATCAAGTGCGAGTGCTACCAGCCGAACGCCCATAAGCACACGAAGGGCGCCCTCTCGATGGCCCACGCGGGCCGGGACACCGGCGGCAGCCAGTTCTTCATCACCCACGCGCCCCAGCCCCACCTGGACGGCAAGCACACCGTCTTCGGCCAGGTCGAGAAGGGCATGGACGTCGTCCTTAAGATAAAGCAGGGCGATAAGATGAAGAGCGTTAAAGTGTTCGAGTCGCCATAA
- a CDS encoding DUF5788 family protein yields the protein MPAALTQESRSVIDGTTPKGVLRDLKAAVREYGKEAQRPITPEERRRLELKLHRMLVWVGVLTPFEFELGGKVVPLHEIVWDLLAKDCLTDEEKEYVRKLIYRLQAHEHVDEEILHSSQLTVAEANVIFKEARGLLRAILSLKSLVGRKDVCTVKTRASQRHLEEAKYWLGFLKQIT from the coding sequence ATGCCCGCCGCGCTCACGCAGGAATCCCGCAGCGTCATAGACGGCACCACGCCGAAAGGGGTCTTGAGGGACCTCAAGGCGGCGGTGCGAGAGTACGGTAAGGAGGCGCAGCGCCCCATCACGCCCGAAGAGCGTCGCCGCCTGGAGCTCAAGCTGCACCGCATGCTCGTCTGGGTGGGCGTGCTCACCCCGTTCGAGTTCGAGCTGGGCGGAAAAGTGGTCCCGCTGCACGAAATCGTCTGGGACCTGCTGGCCAAGGACTGCCTGACCGACGAGGAGAAGGAGTACGTCCGCAAGCTGATATACAGGCTGCAGGCGCACGAGCACGTCGACGAGGAGATCCTGCATAGCAGCCAGCTCACCGTCGCCGAGGCGAACGTGATCTTCAAGGAGGCCCGGGGCCTGCTGCGGGCGATATTGAGCCTTAAGTCCCTGGTGGGACGTAAGGACGTCTGTACCGTAAAGACCCGGGCGAGCCAGCGTCATCTCGAAGAGGCGAAGTACTGGCTGGGCTTTTTGAAGCAGATCACCTGA